One segment of Triticum aestivum cultivar Chinese Spring chromosome 2A, IWGSC CS RefSeq v2.1, whole genome shotgun sequence DNA contains the following:
- the LOC123184387 gene encoding uncharacterized protein, with translation MKEQLKASRIKILAALLVFAMVTQGLAIRVKGAVRNDITDEAVSAKTTLGAGSSTTVDNHHAIPRDQYSSHGGEDGSGGSGGDTTKN, from the coding sequence ATGAAAGAGCAACTGAAAGCAAGCAGGATTAAGATCTTGGCTGCCTTGCTGGTCTTTGCCATGGTTACTCAAGGCTTGGCGATTCGGGTCAAGGGGGCGGTGAGGAATGACATCACCGACGAGGCTGTCAGCGCAAAAACCACCCTCGGTGCAGGCAGCAGCACAACCGTTGACAACCACCATGCAATCCCACGGGACCAGTATAGTAGCCATGGAGGAGAGGACGGATCTGGTGGCAGTGGTGGTGATACTACAAAGAACTAG